TTAGATttacagtaatacatgtattgttggtATTGTGTTTACAGCTGGGATATTTGCTGTGCCAGATTATCTGAACAAAGAGGTGGTCAGTCTGCTGTGTTTGATGCTGCAAGTGGATCCACTCAAACGGGCCACCATAGCCCAAATCAGGTAACCACCCAAATGTGCCACCATAGCCCAAATCAAGTAATCACTCAAACGGGCCACCATAGCCCAGGTCAGGTAACCATCCAAATGTGCCACCATAGCCCAAATCAAGCAACCACTCAAATGGGCCACCAGAGCCCAAATCAGGTAACCACCCAAACGGGCCACCATAGCCAAGATCAGGTAACCATCCAAATGTGCCACCATAGCCCAGATCAGGTAACCATCCAAATGTGCCACCATTGCCCAAATCAAGCAACCACTCAAATGGGCCACCATAGCCCAGATCAGGTAACCACCCAAATGGGCCACCATAGCCTAAATCAGGTAACCACTCATTGCATGACTTGTCTCTTGGTTGTTTCACTACGGATAGATAAAAAAATCTTCACTGTAATtgtatacatttgtattgtGTAGTTCTGAAGTTGAAATAGAGATacgttttcatttttgattaacAGGGATCACGATTGGTTCCAAAAAGATTTGCCGACTTACCTTTTCCCCTCGCCTCAAGATCAGGATGCATCCATCGTAGAAATGGACGTCATTCGTGAAATTTGTGAGGTATAAAATTAGCATGTCATTTAAAGCATTGTGCAGTTGTCTTGTTCATGAACCTTGTATGATGTACTTgctataatattataatatataaaattattctaTGTTGTTTCTCTTTCTACATATAAATGCTCAACTAGTGGACAGTTACAACATACGCCACAAAAGCTGGGTATTTGAGATTTACTTGTATGTATGCATTTAAGACCTGATTAAACACAactttgatctttttttttgctCAGAAATTCGGAGTGACGGAGTATGAGGTACAGCGAGCGTTGCTCAGTAATGACCCCCACGACCAGCTGAATATAGCCTATCACCTGATTGTGGACAACCGCAGATTGGCGGGAGAAGGTAGGTCTTATAGGCAGTACACATTTAACTCAGATCAAAATCTATTGGGAGGGTAGGGGAAAATCTGTTTTTCTAATACTTGCACCAACTTAAGAGGTCTAAAATAGAACCTTTAGGGATAAACTCAGTTACggacatatatatttcattaagaaTAATAATTGCCCAGAATAAAGAGACACAAGCGataatcaaaattaagaaattaaatacaaaaaaaacaatttcagttCCACAAATAGGAAACAAATTTTGATggtataatattataaaatccaTAGCCTGTTCATGTTTTCCTCATGATTTGCATGgattttcatacaatttttcaactgTAATCCTCTTTTCGTCAATTTGTACATGAATGTGTTGATGGTAATATGGCTTTCTGTGACTCTCTGACAGGGGATCTTGGAGGTAACGTTTCTGTGATGTGTTATGGGTAACCTGTAGTTTTGTATGCAGTGTAAATCATCACCACCTCTAATTTAATCTACAAttcatttttctcaaaaatcactgattatttaattttcactGATTTTGTCCTTATTTTTGATCTTAGAACCCAccattagtacatgtatgtaatgaatTTTTAACTGTATTTAGCTTTATCAGCAAAggcaatttcttttctttcttcatGAACAACTTCAATTGCAAGCAAAATTTCATTCATGTTTCATGCATTtcaaatacaagtacatgtagatacatttagttatttaatatgatattttgtaattttattttaattacatgtagttgaacagcatttttatttaagttttaaaatatattatttgatgaaaattttgtgaaattgtCAGGCATTTCTGTTTATAGTTTAATGAGGAAGTGGACATATAATTTTGTGTATATGATATACAGAGCAGTTTATATTTTACTAGTGTTGTTTGTCTCAATACTTGTACAGGTATTCCTATTGCATCATATTCAGATGTCCAAAAGTTTCCAGtctttattcaatttaaacatATCACTGCTTatccatttaaataaaatctaaCAACTTGTGAAGTAACACTAAAATCATGAAAAGCTttactgatatacatgtattaccttcATTCTCCGAATTCTCTGATGTGAATGGTGGAATGGGTACGTCACTGCTGGGATTTATTTAGCTTTGGCCATTTCTTTGAGCCAATGTAATCGTCATGACTTCTTATCATTGGTCTTGTgtattctacatgtatgtcatgCACAGACATGTGTTTGACCTGGATGGTTTGAATCAATGATAACTTGTATGGTTGAATAATGTTCACAAAATTGACAGTTTGCAGAACTTTTTAAGAACATGATTAAAGAATACTTGATGACTTAGTAGTCCCTTTGATGTAATCAAATGACTTGGTGTAATTGATATGATGTTGATTTGTGTTTCAGTCACTGATGTGGAGTTACAGGAGTTTTACCTGGCCTCGAGTCCTCCCCCTGATTCCTTCCTCTTGGTAAAGTATACACACACCGTGCACCACTTCACACCACTACATACCATTACAGTCCACTTCCACTCCACACCACAATCTTTGATTCCACACAATTTTACACCAAGTACATTTACTTACAATGACATTTTACAGCACTAAGCACTATGCACCTGTTCACACCACTAAATGTTATTACAGTCACTTAACACTATACTGGTATACATACCCAGTATAACTTTCACTTTACACTATACTGGTATACATACCCAGTATTACTTTCACTTTACACTATACTGGTATACATACCCAGTATTACTTTCACTTTACACTATACTGGTATACATACCCAGTATTACTTTCACTTAACACTATACTGGTATACATACCCAGTATTACTTTCACTTTACCCTATATATACACACTCGGAACTTCAGTCACTATACTACACTGTTTAACTACACACCATTTTACATAATTACATATAGTACCACTTTATACAATTACAAAATGAGCTCAACTTTATGCTGTCAGGAAAAATCACTGTATCCCACAATATTTATCACCACACCAATGTTTATCACTACATACAGAACTCTTGTGTACCACTAGAAATCATAATGTACTCTTACACAACATCAAAACATCAATTAGTATGTTTTAACTACAGACTGTATAATACTGCATACTATTTTTACCACTACATGCCACAGGGACCATAAGCTGCTGTCTTTTTGCTTTATGATACACGTCAGTCTTTACTTACAGTCATAAAACAAAGCTACCGTACTCTAGGAGGCATGGGAATTTGCCTTTTTATTAAACATAGAATATATGTATATCTCTGAACACTTGGAGATAATGTTCATCTAGGCACTGGCTGGATAActtgtttaatacatgtacttctcaaTGGGTTTGAATTCTGTCAAGTTGAACATACAGAGGAGTGCATACAAACAAATTCAATTGATTGTTGATCTGATCATCTGAAAAATGTGAACTGATGGTTATTGATcatttaaacatgtataaatgtttGTTAAATCGTTAAAGTAGAGACGAGGATATGTTAGTACACCTAATGTCAAGGATCAACTTGGTAAACATGTAGGTGTATGTTGGGAAGGTCAGatcaatatgtattttgttcatCTGTTCTTTAATCACCTGATTTCTCATTAATTCCTTGCACTAAATCTCACactgatttctttaaaaagtacaCTGGAAACTTGCAAATGAGCCTTTTTGCCTCAACAATATTGTATTAGtaattgaatttttgaattaaGGAAAATGATTAAAGTCTGAATACTTATGTATAAAAATGGTAATTTTTGTACAAAGTGCTTATTGCATGAAAGCTGAATAACTGTTTCTCTTTTTGGCACTAGGCAAAGCAGTCGCATATACTGGGCACACCGACCCCCCAGGAACATGTTAGTATCTCCATAGCAACGACCCTATGCTTGACCTTCATTACTGTTCTGCACTGTTTTTCTGTAGTGTAGATTTCACTAATGCAGGGCAgtgttttatgtattttcttCTTCTAATTTGTAGTGTTGCTGTTCAGTGTAAATGCTGTGGCTATTCCACCTAAAATTCTAGAAATCTGAAAAATACCTGCTACAAAGTTGATTCTAAGTTGTTATTTGTATCAAATGAAAAGAATATTCATAGGATCAGAATAAGTCTGATACATACAAACATtgacaaaatatacatgtatgaacaggAATCAGAGAATCAAGAACAATACTCATATTAATTCCATGTGAATCAAATTCAGCAATAACGCATTCATGAGCAAAGAATCAAAAAACCCTATACAATGTAATAAACTTTTTCAAGAATTCAGTAAAAGTCAGggcaatttttcaaataattttaaccAACAATGTGGTAATACTGAATGAGAAAAGTAATATAAAAAAGTGATTTGATGTCTGTAATCTCAATTCAAGATTCATTCCATAAACCAAGCAAGTTTGTGTCTCTCTCATTTTTCAATGTAAAGAAATCAAACAGTTTTAGAACATGTCTCTACTCACACAGTAATGTAATGCTCTCAAAATGTCTTCAAAATGAAGCTGGTACTTTTAGTCTCAAATCAGTTTTCACTACACATGATAATTTCATACATCACTGCCGGCAGGATAGAACAAGAGTTATCTACTTTGGAATTAATGGCGTTAGCTGGAATAGCTCAATGCGGTATTACTAGTGTGTGCTATTTTCCTAAATTTCCCATCATTCATCTACTGGTAAGCCATCTGATTAAATCTACTACTTTATGGTTTGATGGCTAAAGTGTTACTGAAAAATTAACTGGAACagtgtaataatatttaatcatGTTGAAAGGTGACAATTTTAGTAATGTCATCAAAACTTAGAATAAACACATAATGTCAAATTTAGATGCACGCATTTTTTATGATActtgaaaatttgatttgatccgtctctttttcaaaaaagaaatttggAAGAAATCTGAGTTTTGTGTGATAATGCAATGCACATGTATATAGACAGCATTCCTGTCGTTAGGCTAGCCTCATATAGCAATATATCCAGACATTCTGTGAGGGGAGAGGGTACATCATCTGGCTGAGTGCTGAGTCCAAGACTGGCTGTTTCCATCATCAGCATGATGTTTTACCTACTATTCTATCCCAGAACTCCAAACGATTGACCAGTGTTGTGACAATGCATGCAACCCTCTGAAGCTTATCATGAAAGTCCACATCAGCCAAGCTAAAATGCTTGTTGCATGATAAATAAAATCTGTTTAATATTGACTGTCATATACAGTTAAAATCAGATTGTAAATGAATTGACAATGTCCAAGATTCTATGTTTATTTAGATACAAGTGTTACATGTAGTACACATCTGTTTTAATGTGGTTGTAGGCGTCCAGTCCCATGAGACCCCACCCAGAGAGAATGCCAGGTAAGAATAGTTATACAGGTACTAAAATACTAGTAAAAATCCTTGGAAATTTACCTGTAGAATCAATCATTACctgtaaataatataaacattgcTTGTAAAAAGACATGAGGGGTTCTCGCAGAGAATTTCTGTCTTGTATAAATGGATAATTCGTTAGAAGTCACTGTAATTTGCATAACTGTTTATGCCTTGTATAAAACAAGTTTTTCTTTCATCATTTTGGTTTAAATGACTGATTTGATCTGCAGAAATGAAGAACACAACACACACTCTGGAGCCTGTCTCTAGTGCCAAGCAGCTAGGGGCTCAGGCAAAGAAGGCCAAATGGCATTTAGGTTCGTAGAATGAAAATCAACTAAAGATTATAAAATAAAGACCATATAGACATTTACTGACAGGCAAACTGTAAACAACAACTAATGATCATCAAAATGCTCAGACGAGACATTACCTGTATATCATGTTTATggtatttgatgatttttaaatcattcaagTTTTGATTGATGCATTACGAAGTAGAGAAATATGTCCAGCCCCTATCTGTGATGTAATATTACACTTGCAGGAATAAGATCTCAGAGTAAACCATTGGATATCATGCATGAAGTATTCCGAGCCATGAAAACGTTGGACTATGTAAGTATTTCTAATCATTGTTGAAACTTTACCAAACTGCCAATAATCATGTTACTGTACATTTCTTTTACGCAAGTACTTTAATTCCCAGATTCCACTGTTTTTGTATCAAAcagcaaaaatgtaaaatcgtgaacaccaattttttgttgtaaaagatttttatttttatatgtaaaaatgtgtaaaacttttgattttattcatgcattataattatttttgtataattaaCAGGAATGGAAGATCGTGACTCCATACCATGTTCGCGTTAGAAGGAAGAATCCAGTCTCAGGGCGTTTTGTAAGATGTTTTTAACTGTCAAATCTTTGTTTTCTAATGATGAAACTTCCTGTCTTGCAATGATTGTATGGAATAAAAGACATTTTCTAAATCATCATACTACAAAGTAAAACTTATTTGTGATGACTAATTCATGAAACAGTGATACTTTTATacacaaaatataatacatgtaaagcaATACATATCTATGAATAGTGTCACATGATTTATTAATACCAGTGTTCTCCTGTAGCAGGTTAATACTGTTCCTGATTGATAAGCCAGTTGTTCAATGGTATCTTTACAATAATCTCACATGAATGATGATTATTTAATATCTTACTGAGTAGGCATACCCTGCTCTTGATCAATCATCCCATTGTTCTGTTGCAGTACAATATGTCACATGACATATAGTGGTATTATCCCCCCTGTGTAGATTATCCTGATCCTGATCCTAATCCCATTCCTCTGTTTCAGTCCAAGATGAGTCTACAGCTGTACCAGGTGGACCAGAAGAGTTACCTGCTGGACTTTAAGAGTCTGTCCAACGTGGAGATCCACGAGTCCATGTCCTCCTCGTCTTCCCTGGAGGGCGGCCGCATGCCCCTATCTCCCCCCTCCTCCTGCTCCGACCTAGGTGAGTCCTCACTGCACAGAAACGCCCCATGTTAGACATTGTTGCCAAGAAATTCTCATTTATTCTATGCCTAATTACATGTGTTGAGATATTTTTGTTTCTCTGCttaataattacattttcaCAAATTGACTGTGGAGGAACAGCCTATTTCAGCTTGTTTGTCACTGAAAATGAAGAGATTTGTGAAGACAAAAAAATGACACCGAGCTCTTTCCATTAGCTTTAAATTTGTTGTGTATGCCTAGTGCACGCACCTCCATGATGCCATGAGTAGGCAGTGTTAGACTGACTTGGTTTACTGGCATGCTCTTCTCTGTTCTTCTTTTAGGATGTTGTTCAtgttgatgtttatttttaatgaatgatGTAAACTCTCACAGAGTAATACTATTATTTCCTTCCACCAACAATTTGGTGAGTTGTCAAATTTATCTAGTTTGTTCAAGTTCTTATTATGCTTTGTGAGAGTTTACAAAGGAACTGATGTTCAAGCTTTGGTTCACATAGAAGTATGCTAGTAACACATGTAAGAAAACACTGACGTGACTAAGATGACCTTAACTGTTGCCATGACTGTGATTTCAGATCCCGTCACCGACACTGTTCTGTTAATGCCTGGTAAGTGATGGCTTCTGCTTATTGTAATTATCTACTGCACACGCTCACAACTTTCTCAATCTCAGAAGGGGATGGTACAGCTTCTAAAGTTCTGGTATAGATCCATCTCCTTTGGCAATACATCAGTGTATTGATCACATCATAATCCttttctattgaaaaaaaaaccacgaacTTTTTGTAAAGATTTGCTTGTATGAAGTAATtgcaatacaatatatatgCACAGCACATATCAGTATTTAAACAGAAGTTCTGTTAGaacttttctttatttcagtggataaatgtacagtacatgtatttcggATATAATTAATGAAGCtttaatatatgcatgtagaaacttttttatgcttcaaatttctttttttatgataGACTATGACTTAAgctaatttttagaaaaatgtcTGTTTGGAGTGTTGACTCTTTTactctattacatgtacatgtccatACATATATGTGAAGATGTGACATGTCTCCAATGTTTTactctattacatgtacatgtccatacatacatgtatatgtgaagATGTGACATGTCTCCAATGTTTTactctattacatgtacatgtccatACATATATGTGAAGATGTGACATGTCTCCAATGTTTTactctattacatgtacatgtccatACATATATGTGAAGATGTGACATGTCTCCAATGTTTTactctattacatgtacatgtccatacatacatgtatatgtgaagATGTGACATGTCTCCAATGTTTTactctattacatgtacatgtccatACATATATGTGAAGATGTGACATGTCTCCAATGTTTTCAGTTGTCAGTGTGTTCTCTGCTTTGAAGGCTAGAAATGACAAACAatacttttttatttgcttACTATGAGCCATATATATGtgggtttggtttttttggcTTTTTAAACTTTGATGTCAGGTCTTTTATTATTTAGATCCTGCAGCATCTGAAGCACAAGTTATCAGTAACCATGGTAACCATTGTGTTTTGTGTTCCCAAATAGATTTTTAATCACTCCGtgtgttttgattttgaactcCCAGAATGTCTGTTATAgcctgtcccaagatatttatgccaCACATTTCAACGTTtcaacgatgttcattcaatagtatgaaaaaatcccaagattttcCTTTTAAATCACCCCCTCTAACTTGTCAGGTTACACTacatggctaaaaataaaaacatctttaCAAAAGAGATGAAAGTACCCGGATAATagcgttgaaaaattgtacgAGGTATTTGGAGTgccttccaaatggagaaaaaatgtaaacattcccaTTATAAAACTctgtaagaaatctgtttttgttcctgtggaTTTTTCCAAGtgaaaaatcgtccaaatgtgctgcataaatatgtTGGGACAGACTGTAGATTTACTCTGTCATTAACATTCATACACGGAGTGCGATGTcctttttggttttatttttacacaggGTGATATCTTCAAAACTGGTACATTATGTAACAGATTACACATAATGTTAGTCTCTACAACTCTGTAACTACTTAGCTACACTTATAACAAGTCTCCACAATTAAAGTGATGTGTAGAGGAGCACAAGTCTCagtcaataatttattttttttaaattagctgAAATGGTCAGTAaggtacattattttgatgtaaaagaTGCTCGCTATTAATGGGTGCTAATACATctttaatatgtaatattttagaatgttcaTTATAAGTTAATTTAATCCCTTCATACAATTCTTGTTCCCATTGTTGTAATCTGAATGGAATCTCCTTTCAGTTTGTAGATGCCCTGTTTTATCTCTAAGTATTCATGGCAACTTGTGTATAAATATATCTCcttcttttttgtttagaatCTGCTTCAACCAGTGAAAGTTTCTGTAGCAACCTAGGTATTGAGTGTACACATTTTCTTGGTGTCCATCACCATtaatattttgacttttttgcTGTGCAGCATCATTCATCACTAATAGTACAATGGTTTGATCAAAAGCAgaattcaaaatatcaatagCAAAACACATCTTAGATTGGAATACTGGACCAAAAGATAATGCATGCTTAATTTAAATGCAGGTTATgcacatttcaatattttataataaagacACATGTTTCCAGTAAATATAGTCTTCAGTAGTATTTTCTTACTTTACCAGTAGTTCAATAGTCCATTTTTCCAATTTCTATATTGTACTTTTTATGttgtatcatttttataatctaTCATTTCGGCATTTTGAGagcttttatttaaacaatatttaccaAAGAAacattctttaatttaaaaaaactgctTAAAATTCTCATGTATTGGGTAATTAGCAGCTTGtcattaaaattgtattaatttgttaatagcTGCAATTGCTACGGAGGCCTGACTGGCTTTATTAATGCGTGTATTCTGGTCAGCTATTCTGCTTCAATCAGAAACAGGGACCTCTGCTTTCAGCTGGTTTGACTgcttaggccaaaaaaaaaacattagtaTTCAGTTTCTCAGGccaaaatttttcaaatacaatGCAGCTGacggtttgtttttttttaattgcaagatttttaaagggaatttattcaattttttatctgacctaaaaaattaataaagtagCATTTGACTTTATGCTCAGATGCAACAGTGCCTGAGAAacttaatgttaatttttttgtcttaGTTTGGTTGTTTAAATGTCATGTCATTTATCAGTTACGTATGAATTTCAGACGAGAAAATGGACATAGATGAGGAACAGCCTAGGCAGCATCAGACCCTGGAGTTCTTTGAAATGTGTGCAAGTCTCATCACCACACTGGCCAGATAGAGAACAACTCCGTTGGACCAAGGTCTTCTGCGACCAGTGATGTGTATTACTGGTCACCAAACATTagattttagaaatattttgttatacttgtAAACGCTTCCTAATTATGTATCTTTGCTGAAGGATCTTTGTCCATGTCCAGGTATGTTTAGCATCATCTGAGAGGCCAATGCTTGAACTGTGCAATATGAGATAACATGAGAATACCAAACACTGTCAAAACACCACTTCTGTGTTGTTGCCTGTCCCTGACTACGGGGTGGTCAGTGAGAGGCTTGGTGTGGGAGAGTGATGGACAGGTGCCCCTGCTCTGTGATTGGTTAATGTGGGTGGATGGGAAAGACGTAGGATCTTGTGATAGTTAATGTCAGCGTTGGTGATAAGCTGCAGATTTGTCTGCCCTTTTTATGTCTactcatcttttaatatttttatcttttagagAAGGCATTACAGGCATTTATGTTTGATACAGATATGATGTACATGATGCAACTTTGAAAAATGGCAgattaagtttaaaaatgagTTTATTTCAGTATatactattatacatgtataaaaaccaGATTTACTTGTAGTAAACTTTACTTAGAACCTGTGACACCAACTTCAGGTGTTATGACTTCTTGTTGATTTCGTTAACCATGTTGCACTACTGTTTACTTTAAACTCTGCTATACCTACGGTACgagtatatacaaatgtacttgTTTTTGATACTGCATACAGCTATCTGTTTTTGCATTACAGAGACAGTCATGATAAATTTTACTGTATTCTTGAATCAACTGTCcacttaaaaatgttttagcagGGAATAAGAACATTTCTAGAATTGCTTCAtaattttgttgtattttaaaagtGACTATGTGGAAACAAAATTACCATGTTCACAAACTTTGTAAAACGTGCATCATTGATATTTTGTCCAAAGACAAATTGTTAAAGGTGGATTTAATTGAGTTATTTACAAGAATGGAGGTGAGACAGTTGTGTGTGTGTCATGATCTATCACTGAATGACTCTAATGCTCACCCTATTTAGTATTTTAAGtacagaaagagagagagaggtctgTTCT
This portion of the Magallana gigas chromosome 7, xbMagGiga1.1, whole genome shotgun sequence genome encodes:
- the LOC105341321 gene encoding 5'-AMP-activated protein kinase catalytic subunit alpha-2 isoform X9, with the translated sequence MAEKSSSSQNAQVKIGHYILGDTLGIGTFGKVKIATHQLTNHKVAVKILNRQKIKSLDVVSKIKREIQNLKLFRHPHIIKLYQVISTPTDIFMVMEYVSGGELFDYIVKHGKLKEPEARRFFQQIISGVDYCHRHMVVHRDLKPENLLLDSSLNVKIADFGLSNMMHDGEFLRTSCGSPNYAAPEVISGKLYAGPEVDIWSCGVILYALLCGTLPFDDEHVPTLFRKIKSGIFAVPDYLNKEVVSLLCLMLQVDPLKRATIAQIRDHDWFQKDLPTYLFPSPQDQDASIVEMDVIREICEKFGVTEYEVQRALLSNDPHDQLNIAYHLIVDNRRLAGEVTDVELQEFYLASSPPPDSFLLAKQSHILGTPTPQEHASSPMRPHPERMPEMKNTTHTLEPVSSAKQLGAQAKKAKWHLGIRSQSKPLDIMHEVFRAMKTLDYEWKIVTPYHVRVRRKNPVSGRFSKMSLQLYQVDQKSYLLDFKSLSNVEIHESMSSSSSLEGGRMPLSPPSSCSDLDPVTDTVLLMPDEKMDIDEEQPRQHQTLEFFEMCASLITTLAR
- the LOC105341321 gene encoding 5'-AMP-activated protein kinase catalytic subunit alpha-2 isoform X2, with translation MAEKSSSSQNAQVKIGHYILGDTLGIGTFGKVKIATHQLTNHKVAVKILNRQKIKSLDVVSKIKREIQNLKLFRHPHIIKLYQVISTPTDIFMVMEYVSGGELFDYIVKHGKLKEPEARRFFQQIISGVDYCHRHMVVHRDLKPENLLLDSSLNVKIADFGLSNMMHDGEFLRTSCGSPNYAAPEVISGKLYAGPEVDIWSCGVILYALLCGTLPFDDEHVPTLFRKIKSGIFAVPDYLNKEVVSLLCLMLQVDPLKRATIAQIRDHDWFQKDLPTYLFPSPQDQDASIVEMDVIREICEKFGVTEYEVQRALLSNDPHDQLNIAYHLIVDNRRLAGEVTDVELQEFYLASSPPPDSFLLAKQSHILGTPTPQEHASSPMRPHPERMPEMKNTTHTLEPVSSAKQLGAQAKKAKWHLGIRSQSKPLDIMHEVFRAMKTLDYEWKIVTPYHVRVRRKNPVSGRFSKMSLQLYQVDQKSYLLDFKSLSNVEIHESMSSSSSLEGGRMPLSPPSSCSDLDPVTDTVLLMPDPAASEAQVISNHESASTSESFCSNLDEKMDIDEEQPRQHQTLEFFEMCASLITTLAR
- the LOC105341321 gene encoding 5'-AMP-activated protein kinase catalytic subunit alpha-2 isoform X13, which encodes MAEKSSSSQNAQVKIGHYILGDTLGIGTFGKVKIATHQLTNHKVAVKILNRQKIKSLDVVSKIKREIQNLKLFRHPHIIKLYQVISTPTDIFMVMEYVSGGELFDYIVKHGKLKEPEARRFFQQIISGVDYCHRHMVVHRDLKPENLLLDSSLNVKIADFGLSNMMHDGEFLRTSCGSPNYAAPEVISGKLYAGPEVDIWSCGVILYALLCGTLPFDDEHVPTLFRKIKSGIFAVPDYLNKEVVSLLCLMLQVDPLKRATIAQIRDHDWFQKDLPTYLFPSPQDQDASIVEMDVIREICEKFGVTEYEVQRALLSNDPHDQLNIAYHLIVDNRRLAGEVTDVELQEFYLASSPPPDSFLLASSPMRPHPERMPEMKNTTHTLEPVSSAKQLGAQAKKAKWHLGIRSQSKPLDIMHEVFRAMKTLDYEWKIVTPYHVRVRRKNPVSGRFSKMSLQLYQVDQKSYLLDFKSLSNVEIHESMSSSSSLEGGRMPLSPPSSCSDLDEKMDIDEEQPRQHQTLEFFEMCASLITTLAR
- the LOC105341321 gene encoding 5'-AMP-activated protein kinase catalytic subunit alpha-2 isoform X7, which translates into the protein MAEKSSSSQNAQVKIGHYILGDTLGIGTFGKVKIATHQLTNHKVAVKILNRQKIKSLDVVSKIKREIQNLKLFRHPHIIKLYQVISTPTDIFMVMEYVSGGELFDYIVKHGKLKEPEARRFFQQIISGVDYCHRHMVVHRDLKPENLLLDSSLNVKIADFGLSNMMHDGEFLRTSCGSPNYAAPEVISGKLYAGPEVDIWSCGVILYALLCGTLPFDDEHVPTLFRKIKSGIFAVPDYLNKEVVSLLCLMLQVDPLKRATIAQIRDHDWFQKDLPTYLFPSPQDQDASIVEMDVIREICEKFGVTEYEVQRALLSNDPHDQLNIAYHLIVDNRRLAGEVTDVELQEFYLASSPPPDSFLLASSPMRPHPERMPEMKNTTHTLEPVSSAKQLGAQAKKAKWHLGIRSQSKPLDIMHEVFRAMKTLDYEWKIVTPYHVRVRRKNPVSGRFSKMSLQLYQVDQKSYLLDFKSLSNVEIHESMSSSSSLEGGRMPLSPPSSCSDLDPVTDTVLLMPDPAASEAQVISNHESASTSESFCSNLDEKMDIDEEQPRQHQTLEFFEMCASLITTLAR
- the LOC105341321 gene encoding 5'-AMP-activated protein kinase catalytic subunit alpha-2 isoform X12 → MAEKSSSSQNAQVKIGHYILGDTLGIGTFGKVKIATHQLTNHKVAVKILNRQKIKSLDVVSKIKREIQNLKLFRHPHIIKLYQVISTPTDIFMVMEYVSGGELFDYIVKHGKLKEPEARRFFQQIISGVDYCHRHMVVHRDLKPENLLLDSSLNVKIADFGLSNMMHDGEFLRTSCGSPNYAAPEVISGKLYAGPEVDIWSCGVILYALLCGTLPFDDEHVPTLFRKIKSGIFAVPDYLNKEVVSLLCLMLQVDPLKRATIAQIRDHDWFQKDLPTYLFPSPQDQDASIVEMDVIREICEKFGVTEYEVQRALLSNDPHDQLNIAYHLIVDNRRLAGEVTDVELQEFYLASSPPPDSFLLASSPMRPHPERMPEMKNTTHTLEPVSSAKQLGAQAKKAKWHLGIRSQSKPLDIMHEVFRAMKTLDYEWKIVTPYHVRVRRKNPVSGRFSKMSLQLYQVDQKSYLLDFKSLSNVEIHESMSSSSSLEGGRMPLSPPSSCSDLDPVTDTVLLMPDEKMDIDEEQPRQHQTLEFFEMCASLITTLAR
- the LOC105341321 gene encoding 5'-AMP-activated protein kinase catalytic subunit alpha-2 isoform X11, yielding MAEKSSSSQNAQVKIGHYILGDTLGIGTFGKVKIATHQLTNHKVAVKILNRQKIKSLDVVSKIKREIQNLKLFRHPHIIKLYQVISTPTDIFMVMEYVSGGELFDYIVKHGKLKEPEARRFFQQIISGVDYCHRHMVVHRDLKPENLLLDSSLNVKIADFGLSNMMHDGEFLRTSCGSPNYAAPEVISGKLYAGPEVDIWSCGVILYALLCGTLPFDDEHVPTLFRKIKSGIFAVPDYLNKEVVSLLCLMLQVDPLKRATIAQIRDHDWFQKDLPTYLFPSPQDQDASIVEMDVIREICEKFGVTEYEVQRALLSNDPHDQLNIAYHLIVDNRRLAGEVTDVELQEFYLASSPPPDSFLLAKQSHILGTPTPQEHASSPMRPHPERMPEMKNTTHTLEPVSSAKQLGAQAKKAKWHLGIRSQSKPLDIMHEVFRAMKTLDYEWKIVTPYHVRVRRKNPVSGRFSKMSLQLYQVDQKSYLLDFKSLSNVEIHESMSSSSSLEGGRMPLSPPSSCSDLDEKMDIDEEQPRQHQTLEFFEMCASLITTLAR